The Propionispora vibrioides DNA segment GCCGTAATCAGAGCCGCCACCTCCGCCGGTTCACCGGCCCGCTCGGAAAGCGGCGCTACCACGACCACCCGGTCGCAAGACCGGATTAGGCTTCTGGTCATGCCGGCGACATCCTTATCCCGTAAAATGCCCAGCAAAAAAGTAATGGGGCGACCAGGGAACAGACTGTCCAGGTTATCTCTGAGTGCCTGTACACCGGCCAGATTGTGTGCCCCGTCAATCACAAAAACCGGCTTGTCACCGACAAACTCGAACCTGCCCGGCCAGCTTACCTGAAGCAGCCCGTTCCTTATGGTCCGGTCACTGATCCGCTCTTCCTGCCGGCTGAGCAGCCAGGCCGTCGCTACTGCCACGGCGGCATTTTTCACCTGATGCGCGCCCAGCATCGGCAATACAAAACGATCCTGCTTTTTCCAGACACCGGCCTGGATATCAATGGTCTGCAGCCGGCCCTGTATTGTGACAAAGGACGCGGTAAAATCCTCTCCCCAACTATATAGCGGAGCAGCTTTGCCGGCCGCCGTCCGGCCGATCAGTTCCCGCGCCTCCCCTTCGGCAGCGGTAACAACAGGAACCTGCTCCTTAATAATGCCGGCCTTATGGTGGGCAATCTCCGCCACCGTAGCGCCGCAACGATCAATATGATCAATCGTTACGTTGGTAATTACGCAAATCTCCGGTACAATCACATTGGTCGAATCCAACAAACCGCCCAGACCGACCTCGATCACCGCATATTCCACCCGGCAGCGGGCGAACCAATAAAAGGCCGCCGCCGTCAGCACTTC contains these protein-coding regions:
- a CDS encoding bifunctional folylpolyglutamate synthase/dihydrofolate synthase → MTYDEALAYLAGLNTFGIQLGLTRISRLLELMGNPERQFKSIHVTGTNGKGSTTAMLSAILVASGIKTGMYTSPHLIDYTERLAIDGQPVAREEFAAAIEYTSRQVARLLELGGEQPTEFEVLTAAAFYWFARCRVEYAVIEVGLGGLLDSTNVIVPEICVITNVTIDHIDRCGATVAEIAHHKAGIIKEQVPVVTAAEGEARELIGRTAAGKAAPLYSWGEDFTASFVTIQGRLQTIDIQAGVWKKQDRFVLPMLGAHQVKNAAVAVATAWLLSRQEERISDRTIRNGLLQVSWPGRFEFVGDKPVFVIDGAHNLAGVQALRDNLDSLFPGRPITFLLGILRDKDVAGMTRSLIRSCDRVVVVAPLSERAGEPAEVAALITAELVKTADSIEAGLQEVFSLAGESGIVCAAGSLYLIGAVRKRVLSGQIQNNQV